Proteins found in one Crassostrea angulata isolate pt1a10 chromosome 3, ASM2561291v2, whole genome shotgun sequence genomic segment:
- the LOC128176303 gene encoding uncharacterized protein LOC128176303, producing MTENGENNVKKARMEDDPFRWPGYTGEAYPEMCDIRAMPPQPKDSELKPGQLPEKLIKQYFEEGYLIIKDFFTKEELQACRDDLEDEVDRLANKLYKAGKIKNLYEEYDLDHRLIKIDEEWPGAVILLHKIGRLPPSFRELWGNKRLLNLIEQLIGPDIAGMPNWNLRDKTPHNEATTVPWHQDAGYLSTDIYKVFMPTVWIPFVNTNKQNGCMEVVPKGHLSGKVAVHQCCAGDTWYIMLEEDEMKKRLGCSTKDAVVCEIPYGGFLLFNNFIPHRSLDNKSDHIRWSVDLRFKVPGENNGMFGLKPDVIMRTKENPNMEIDWETFDSLNRTELQIKSVKDIVDIKADQEFDATVQGPWMRKWEITHINTHVKKHQQQEKAKGK from the exons ATGACAGAAAACGGAGAGAATAATGTCAAAAAGGCCCGGATGGAGGACGACCCTTTCCGCTGGCCCGGGTACACGGGGGAGGCGTACCCAGAGATGTGTGACATCCGGGCCATGCCCCCACAACCGAAGGACTCCGAACTCAAGCCAGGTCAGCTACCGGAGAAACTGATCAAACAGTACTTTGAAGAG GGCtatttgataataaaagatTTCTTCACAAAAGAGGAGCTCCAGGCCTGTAGGGACGACCTAGAAGATGAGGTGGACAGGCTTGCTAATAAGCTGTACAAGGCGGGGAAAATCAAAA ATCTGTATGAAGAATACGATCTGGACCATCGATTGATCAAGATTGACGAGGAGTGGCCCGGCGCCGTGATTCTGCTGCACAAAATTGGACGTCTGCCCCCG TCTTTTAGAGAATTATGGGGCAACAAAAGACTTTTAAATCTAATAGAACAGCTGATTGGTCCAGATATCGCGGGCATGCCCAACTGGAACCTGCGAGACAAGACGCCCCACAACGAGGCCACGACAGTTCCATGGCACCAGG ACGCAGGCTATCTGTCAACGGACATCTACAAAGTGTTTATGCCAACTGTCTGGATCCCCTTTGtcaacacaaacaaacaaaatggctgcaTGGAG GTTGTACCCAAAGGACACTTGAGTGGAAAGGTGGCTGTGCATCAGTGCTGTGCTGGAGACACGTGGTACATCATGCTAGAGGAAGACGAAATGAAAAAGAGGCTCG GTTGTTCCACAAAAGATGCAGTTGTGTGTGAAATACCTTATGGGGGTTTTCTGTTGTTCAACAATTTCATACCTCATCGAAG tctTGACAATAAATCGGACCATATTCGCTGGAGTGTTGATCTGAGGTTTAAAGTCCCTGGAGAGAATAACGGGATGTTTGGGCTCAAACCTGACGTCATCATGCGGACCAAGGAAAACCCAAACATGGAGATAGACTGGGAAACGTTCGATTCTCTGAACAGGACTGAGCTGCAGATAAAATCAGTCAAAGACATCGTCGAT ATAAAAGCTGATCAAGAATTTGATGCGACCGTACAAGGGCCATGGATGAGAAAATGGGAGATCACGCACATAAATACACACGTCAAAAAGCATCAACAGCAGGAAAAGGCAAAGGGAAAGTGA
- the LOC128178827 gene encoding phytanoyl-CoA dioxygenase domain-containing protein 1-like: MDTYPGSTDEAHPELFNMSAMPEQPKEKKPGQLSREEVEHFFREGYLVVENFFRPEELNACRDAIKVLVDDLAKKLHDAGKITKLYKDLGLFERLSEIEKECPGANIMLHKIGSMPQAFRDVWSNDRLLNVVEQLIGPDIMGHPVWNLRTKTPQNEATTVPWHQDVGYLDNSSYKVMQPTAWIPLLDANESNGCMQLMAKGHKTGKVGTHQCCHGGTWYVMLEEEEMRKTLDIDTENDLKVCPISYGGMLLFNNLVPHRSLPNMSKAIRWSLDLRWQRPSEPVGFYGLKEGLLMRSSKDSGMRIDWESFDAVNRHDKQTAAMTGKEEIDEFDTTIQGPWMKKWEIVHVNRHVERHREMEDNPESWTKA; the protein is encoded by the exons ATGGATACTTACCCAGGCTCAACTGACGAAGCTCACCCAGAACTGTTCAACATGAGCGCCATGCCAGAGCAGCCCAAAGAAAAGAAACCGGGGCAGCTGAGTAGGGAGGAGGTCGAACATTTCTTCAGGGAG GGTTACTTAGTGGTCGAGAACTTTTTCCGACCAGAAGAGCTGAATGCGTGCAGGGACGCTATCAAAGTGTTAGTTGATGACCTTGCCAAAAAGCTGCACGATGCGGGCAAAATCACGA AATTGTACAAAGATCTTGGACTTTTTGAACGACTCTCGGAGATTGAGAAAGAATGCCCGGGTGCCAACATCATGCTGCATAAGATAGGGTCTATGCCACAG GCTTTCAGGGATGTGTGGTCAAACGACAGACTTCTGAACGTTGTAGAACAGCTGATTGGTCCAGACATAATGGGCCACCCTGTATGGAACCTCCGAACGAAAACTCCCCAGAACGAGGCTACAACCGTCCCCTGGCATCAAG ATGTTGGTTATCTTGACAATTCCTCATACAAAGTGATGCAGCCGACTGCTTGGATTCCGTTATTGGACGCCAACGAGTCGAACGGATGCATGCAG TTGATGGCCAAAGGGCACAAAACCGGAAAGGTTGGCACCCACCAGTGTTGCCATGGCGGCACGTGGTACGTGATGCTAGAGGAAGAAGAAATGAGGAAGACGTTAG ACATCGATACAGAGAACGATTTGAAGGTCTGTCCCATAAGTTATGGTGGCATGCTGCTATTTAACAACCTTGTACCACATCGAAG TCTACCAAACATGTCAAAGGCAATTCGCTGGAGTTTGGACCTGCGTTGGCAGAGACCCTCAGAACCAGTGGGGTTCTATGGTCTGAAGGAGGGGCTGTTGATGAGGTCGTCCAAGGACTCCGGCATGAGGATTGACTGGGAGTCGTTCGACGCCGTGAACCGCCACGACAAGCAGACGGCAGCCATGACTGGCAAG GAGGAAATAGACGAGTTTGATACGACAATCCAGGGTCCCTGGATGAAGAAGTGGGAGATCGTGCACGTGAACCGTCACGTGGAACGGCATAGAGAAATGGAGGACAACCCGGAGTCCTGGACAAAGGCGTAA
- the LOC128177022 gene encoding uncharacterized protein LOC128177022, with the protein MDPRKMAPGYTGEEHPEVVDIRAMPPQPKELKPGQVPENLIKQYFEEGYFQLDKFFDLATELDPCREAIGGLVDELAQKLYKGGKIKSLHEDCGVFERLTKLDEEFPGANIILHKTGKLPEAFMKVWGNERLLNLMEQILGPDIAGMPDWSLRCKIPKADAATVPWHQDLGYQSVDAYQTLVVTVWIPFVDSNEQNGCLQIIPRGHLKGKVGRHYSCVGDTWYVNLPEEELKNNLGVDVKDAKTCPVPYGGILVFSNFLPHRSLENYSNGIRWSVDFRFKKTGLPNGMHGLKNDVILRSSKDPDMKIDWSMFNAVERLKIKKNSDGSIVDRKDDDFDTTISGPWIRKWELVNSNRHTDQAWKEYM; encoded by the exons ATGGATCCGAGGAAGATGGCTCCGGGATACACGGGGGAGGAACATCCGGAAGTTGTCGATATCCGGGCTATGCCACCTCAACCGAAGGAATTGAAACCAGGTCAAGTTCCGGAAAACTTGATCAAGCAGTACTTTGAAGAG GGTTACTTCCAACTGGATAAGTTTTTTGACCTGGCCACAGAATTAGATCCGTGTAGAGAAGCTATCGGAGGACTGGTGGATGAGCTAGCGCAAAAGCTGTACAAAGGCGGCAAAATCAAAA GTTTGCACGAGGATTGTGGGGTTTTTGAAAGACTCACGAAATTGGATGAAGAATTTCCCGGTGCTAACATTATTCTTCACAAGACTGGAAAGCTTCCAGAG GCGTTTATGAAAGTGTGGGGCAATGAGCGATTGTTAAACTTAATGGAACAAATTCTGGGACCGGATATCGCTGGAATGCCGGACTGGAGTCTGCGGTGTAAGATACCAAAAGCAGATGCGGCAACAGTCCCCTGGCACCAAG atttgGGTTATCAGAGTGTTGATGCCTATCAAACCCTTGTGGTGACAGTGTGGATTCCATTTGTTGATTCGAATGAACAAAACGGTTGTTTGCAG ATAATACCACGTGGTCACTTGAAAGGCAAGGTTGGACGTCATTACAGTTGTGTTGGTGACACGTGGTACGTGAATTTACCGGAAGAGgaattgaaaaataacttag GAGTTGATGTTAAGGATGCCAAGACTTGCCCGGTGCCGTATGGTGGTATTTTGGTCTTCAGTAACTTCTTACCCCATCGaag TCTAGAGAATTATTCTAATGGAATTCGATGGAGTGTCGACTTTCGGTTCAAGAAAACAGGTCTCCCTAACGGCATGCATGGCCTGAAGAATGACGTCATACTTCGATCCTCAAAGGACCCGGACATGAAAATCGACTGGAGTATGTTTAATGCCGTGGAAcgtctcaaaattaaaaagaactCAGATGGTTCCATTGTTGAT AGAAAGGATGATGACTTCGACACCACGATTTCCGGTCCCTGGATCCGGAAATGGGagcttgtcaattcaaacagacACACGGACCAAGCGTGGAAAGAATATATGTAA